A region from the Lolium perenne isolate Kyuss_39 chromosome 4, Kyuss_2.0, whole genome shotgun sequence genome encodes:
- the LOC127297033 gene encoding uncharacterized protein: MARFAVVAAIVALLAVTAAAQAPGAAPIPAPRMAPLPAPPARSPAIAPAPVATPPTAPAPVATPPTAASPSPMASPPAPTTEAPSAMTPSAVSATPAGAPTDTPASSAVYSSTVSFVAVAGAVAAAIVF; this comes from the coding sequence ATGGCTCGTTTCGCCGTTGTCGCCGCCATCGTCGCCCTCCTGGCCGTCACAGCCGCCGCGCAGGCCCCTGGAGCGGCGCCCATCCCGGCGCCCAGGATGGCCCCGCTCCCCGCGCCGCCGGCGAGGTCTCCAGCCATCGCTCCTGCGCCGGTCGCCACCCCGCCCACCGCCCCTGCGCCAGTCGCCACCCCGCCCACCGCCGCGTCGCCGTCGCCGATGGCCTCTCCACCGGCCCCGACTACCGAGGCTCCCTCCGCCATGACACCTTCCGCGGTCTCTGCCACACCGGCCGGCGCCCCCACCGACACCCCCGCGAGCTCCGCCGTGTACTCGTCGACCGTCAGCTTCGTCGCCGTCGCCGGCGctgtcgccgccgccatcgtgttcTAG